The Mucilaginibacter yixingensis genome window below encodes:
- a CDS encoding FKBP-type peptidyl-prolyl cis-trans isomerase, with the protein MKKNLMFLFTVAVALAACNSGFKKGPGGLLYNIHEDKSGQNMKEGDFIYLNMIIKNDADSVMMSTYNTGRAIPTILPKPQNPGDIYAGLALLSEGDSATVKINADSIFKAGQPKPPGFKGKFLVYQIKVEKVIAKGKLDDVMFRNRINEFFKGLADQAKKEEPGKIAKYVADNKLDVKKTASGLNYVITKPGSGPTPVAGDTVEVSYVGKLTSGKAFETNIKAEAEKDKSLFNPMNPYKPFKFAIGQHQVVPGWDEGLSLMNKGAKATLIFPSSLGYGEQGNGPIGPFTPLVFEVELVNIIKPDPNAKPATPPAPPAAAQLQAAPPVQK; encoded by the coding sequence ATGAAAAAAAACTTAATGTTTCTTTTTACCGTGGCTGTAGCGCTGGCTGCATGTAACAGTGGTTTCAAAAAAGGCCCGGGTGGTCTGCTCTACAACATTCACGAGGACAAGTCTGGCCAGAACATGAAAGAGGGCGATTTTATATATCTCAACATGATCATTAAGAACGATGCCGATTCTGTGATGATGAGTACTTATAACACCGGTCGCGCAATTCCAACCATCCTGCCAAAACCACAAAACCCTGGCGATATTTACGCTGGTTTAGCATTACTGAGCGAGGGCGACAGCGCAACTGTTAAAATTAACGCTGATTCTATTTTCAAAGCAGGACAGCCAAAGCCACCGGGCTTCAAAGGCAAATTCCTGGTTTACCAGATCAAAGTTGAAAAAGTAATTGCCAAAGGCAAACTGGACGACGTAATGTTCCGCAACCGTATCAATGAGTTCTTTAAAGGTCTGGCAGATCAGGCTAAAAAAGAAGAACCAGGTAAAATTGCCAAATACGTTGCTGATAACAAACTGGACGTTAAGAAAACCGCATCAGGTTTGAACTACGTAATCACCAAACCAGGTAGCGGTCCAACCCCGGTAGCGGGCGATACTGTAGAAGTGAGCTATGTAGGTAAATTAACTTCAGGCAAAGCTTTTGAAACCAACATCAAAGCCGAAGCCGAAAAAGATAAGAGCCTGTTTAACCCAATGAACCCTTACAAACCGTTCAAGTTTGCTATCGGTCAGCACCAGGTAGTACCAGGTTGGGACGAAGGTTTATCGCTGATGAACAAAGGCGCTAAAGCTACCCTGATCTTCCCTTCATCACTGGGTTATGGCGAGCAAGGTAACGGCCCAATCGGCCCATTCACTCCGCTGGTATTTGAAGTTGAACTGGTAAACATCATCAAACCAGATCCAAACGCAAAACCGGCTACGCCACCAGCGCCGCCTGCAGCAGCACAATTGCAAGCCGCTCCACCGGTTCAAAAATAA
- a CDS encoding bifunctional oligoribonuclease/PAP phosphatase NrnA: MLEIASLKQLLTQPQKIVITTHHKPDGDAMGSSLGLYNYLIQQGHHVKVITPTDYPDFLAWMPGNGDVLIYTTDTALAAKYVDEASLVFCLDFNTLSRINELGEVIRAAKAHKVMIDHHLEPEDFDDYRYWDINACATAQLIYTFITEELHGEKYINKDVAECLYTGIMTDSGSFRFPGTTSAVHRIVANLMDAGAVNWRIHELVYSNSSEERLRFLGHCLSEKLEVLHEFNTAVITVTSEELGRYHVKTGDTEGVVNYALSITGVRLAAFIVERPDRVKLSLRSKGEFPANEICKKYFNGGGHRNAAGGHSELNLQQVTDQFKSILPEYKTLLIQ, encoded by the coding sequence TACCACACACCACAAACCAGATGGTGATGCTATGGGGTCGTCTTTGGGCTTGTACAACTATTTAATACAGCAGGGCCATCACGTAAAAGTGATCACGCCAACAGACTATCCCGACTTTCTGGCCTGGATGCCCGGCAATGGCGATGTATTGATCTATACCACCGATACGGCCCTGGCAGCTAAATATGTAGATGAAGCCAGCCTGGTTTTCTGTCTCGATTTTAACACCCTGAGCCGCATCAATGAACTGGGCGAGGTGATTCGCGCGGCCAAGGCACACAAGGTGATGATTGACCACCACCTGGAGCCCGAAGATTTTGACGATTACCGCTACTGGGACATCAACGCCTGCGCTACTGCACAGCTGATCTACACTTTTATTACCGAAGAACTGCACGGCGAGAAATACATCAACAAAGATGTAGCCGAGTGTCTTTATACCGGCATCATGACAGATTCGGGCTCGTTCCGTTTCCCCGGCACTACTTCTGCCGTACACCGCATTGTGGCTAACCTGATGGATGCCGGCGCGGTAAACTGGCGCATTCATGAATTGGTTTACAGCAACTCATCCGAAGAACGTCTGCGCTTTTTAGGGCATTGCCTGAGCGAAAAACTGGAAGTACTGCATGAGTTTAACACCGCAGTTATTACCGTAACCAGCGAAGAGCTGGGCCGCTACCACGTAAAAACCGGCGATACCGAAGGCGTGGTAAATTATGCCCTGTCTATAACAGGTGTACGCTTGGCTGCGTTTATAGTAGAACGGCCAGACAGGGTGAAGCTGTCGTTACGTTCAAAAGGGGAGTTCCCGGCAAACGAGATCTGCAAAAAATACTTTAACGGAGGCGGCCATCGCAATGCAGCAGGCGGCCACTCAGAGTTAAATCTGCAACAAGTAACTGATCAATTTAAATCTATATTACCTGAGTACAAAACACTATTAATTCAATAA